CTGCGTTCCATTTTTCAGGTATATCGTATTTCCTTCAATATAATGCACAAACTTTTTGTTCAGGATATAGGATTTATGAATCCGCACAAAGCTTTCTGCCGGCAGCTGACTTTCAAAACTACTCAATGTTCTTGGCGTCAGTAGAAAACCCTGCTCCTGCCAAACCTTCACATAATTACCCAGGCTCTCCAGGTAACACAATGCGTCCAGGCGAAGCAATACAAACTTCTTATCAGATTTAATATAAATCTCTTCGGCCTCATTAACAGCCACAGGCGCATGATTTTGAGCCAATGGCTGCGCATTATTTTTCAGGCTATGCTCTGCCAATGCCCGGTTTGCGGCTTTCAAAAAGCGATCAAAACGAAATGGCTTTAGCAAGTAATCACAAACGTCCAGGTCAAAACTCTCCAAAGCATGTT
This region of Pedobacter steynii genomic DNA includes:
- a CDS encoding LytR/AlgR family response regulator transcription factor, producing the protein MSLRCLIVDDEPLAHEVILKYISDVSFLELSGQCYRATEALEFLSRNAVDLIFLDIRMPKLNGLDFLRTLQQRPLIIITSAFEEHALESFDLDVCDYLLKPFRFDRFLKAANRALAEHSLKNNAQPLAQNHAPVAVNEAEEIYIKSDKKFVLLRLDALCYLESLGNYVKVWQEQGFLLTPRTLSSFESQLPAESFVRIHKSYILNKKFVHYIEGNTIYLKNGTQLPLGKNYKQVLKQLLHS